One window from the genome of Rufibacter tibetensis encodes:
- a CDS encoding L-threonylcarbamoyladenylate synthase: MADIGIDLQKAAAYLTQGELVAIPTETVYGLAANAYDEAAVVKIFEAKNRPAFDPLIVHTHSVSEISNIVQEVPDAAYLLAERFWPGPLTLILPKAEQVPLLVTSGHDSVGVRIPNHPLTLDLLRQLPFPVAAPSANPFGYVSPTTAQHVQDQLGERIPYILNGGDCAVGIESTIIRINGNEVEVLRLGGLALEELEEVVQISKAQVKTSSSNPAAPGMLSSHYSPRKKVLLGNIAENLLKTDSARVGIISLQQVFPEVSREQQIQLSASGNLSEAARNLFSALRALDQQPVDVILAEWMPEQGLGRAINDRLQRASFRG; encoded by the coding sequence ATGGCAGATATCGGCATAGATTTACAGAAAGCCGCAGCATATTTAACGCAAGGCGAATTAGTCGCCATTCCCACAGAAACCGTGTATGGCCTTGCAGCCAATGCCTATGATGAGGCCGCCGTGGTGAAAATATTTGAGGCCAAGAACCGGCCCGCCTTTGATCCGCTCATCGTACACACCCATTCTGTTTCTGAGATCAGCAATATTGTGCAGGAAGTGCCGGACGCCGCTTATTTGTTGGCCGAACGGTTCTGGCCTGGTCCTTTAACGCTCATTTTACCCAAAGCCGAGCAGGTGCCGCTATTAGTTACCTCCGGCCATGATTCAGTTGGGGTGCGAATCCCTAATCATCCGCTCACATTAGACTTGCTGAGGCAGTTGCCTTTCCCGGTAGCTGCGCCTAGTGCCAACCCATTTGGGTATGTGAGCCCCACTACTGCCCAGCATGTGCAGGATCAGTTAGGAGAAAGAATTCCTTATATCTTAAATGGCGGAGATTGTGCCGTCGGGATAGAGTCTACGATCATTAGAATAAATGGAAATGAAGTGGAGGTGCTTCGGTTAGGCGGATTGGCTTTGGAAGAACTAGAGGAAGTAGTTCAAATCTCCAAAGCACAGGTGAAAACCTCATCTTCCAACCCTGCTGCCCCTGGCATGCTCAGCAGCCATTACTCGCCCCGTAAAAAGGTGCTTTTAGGCAATATTGCCGAAAACCTGCTGAAAACAGATTCTGCCCGGGTAGGCATCATTTCTTTGCAGCAGGTATTTCCTGAAGTTTCACGTGAGCAGCAAATCCAACTCTCTGCTTCCGGTAACTTAAGCGAAGCTGCCCGTAATCTTTTCTCTGCCCTTCGTGCTCTAGATCAGCAACCAGTAGATGTGATTTTAGCTGAATGGATGCCTGAGCAGGGGTTAGGTCGAGCTATCAATGACCGACTACAACGAGCTAGTTTCAGAGGATAG
- a CDS encoding tetratricopeptide repeat protein: MIKNWKTYGVLAAAFFTAAGASAHNNGLRSGKIENKLLVIQSPQEQTEFAFSAVQDNSAAGLVKQGKAALEANKTAEAQQLFDKALSMTKNKDNNIKIMIGEAYVTSGVKDLSQAIKVLEEAVSKDTKNANAYVLLGDAYLNNKTVDGGKAMANYDKAIAANNKFAKAYLRKGQLYVQSRNFPQAKEALDAAVAADPNYAPTYLELAELYYRAEQYPKSSEYIKKYVSMAENTPETRAKYASILYLTKDYANAMNEIQAVLKVDPNNIAMNRLLAYNYYDTKQYDKAMEAMTAYFNKYDESKRIPSDYEYYANILSENNKPQEAVALIEKAKQLDPKNPLYDDLLAKQYLSLKNYPKAIEAYKSKFATTPPNNTDLFYYGYAHELNDDYKTADSVYAIITTKNPTYAYGHFWRARVNYSLDPETKAGLAKPHYEEFIKLTSGDKEKYKKDLITANNYLGYYYYLKKDKANATKHWQEVKALDPTNADAANGLNGLKAMK; the protein is encoded by the coding sequence ATGATTAAGAACTGGAAAACGTATGGAGTTTTAGCGGCTGCTTTTTTCACTGCCGCTGGGGCCTCAGCACATAACAATGGGCTGCGTTCTGGTAAGATTGAAAATAAACTTTTAGTTATACAGTCCCCCCAGGAGCAAACAGAGTTTGCTTTTAGCGCAGTACAAGACAACTCGGCAGCCGGCTTAGTAAAACAAGGCAAAGCTGCATTAGAAGCTAACAAAACTGCCGAAGCCCAGCAACTTTTTGATAAGGCCTTGTCTATGACTAAAAACAAGGATAACAACATCAAAATCATGATTGGCGAAGCTTACGTGACCTCTGGTGTAAAAGATCTTTCTCAGGCTATTAAGGTGTTAGAGGAAGCAGTAAGCAAAGACACTAAAAATGCCAATGCTTACGTGCTTTTAGGCGATGCTTACCTGAATAACAAAACAGTTGATGGCGGTAAGGCAATGGCTAACTATGACAAAGCTATCGCTGCTAATAATAAGTTCGCTAAAGCGTATTTGCGCAAGGGACAATTGTACGTACAGTCTCGTAACTTCCCTCAGGCCAAAGAAGCGTTAGATGCCGCAGTAGCAGCTGATCCTAACTACGCTCCAACGTACCTTGAGCTAGCAGAACTGTATTACCGTGCAGAGCAATACCCTAAGAGCTCTGAGTACATCAAGAAGTATGTGTCTATGGCGGAAAACACGCCTGAGACTCGCGCTAAGTATGCTTCTATCTTGTACTTGACAAAGGATTACGCCAATGCTATGAATGAAATTCAGGCAGTATTGAAAGTAGATCCTAACAACATTGCAATGAACCGTTTGCTGGCATATAACTACTATGACACCAAACAGTACGATAAAGCGATGGAGGCAATGACTGCTTACTTCAACAAGTATGATGAGTCTAAGCGTATTCCTTCAGACTATGAGTACTATGCTAACATCCTTTCTGAAAACAACAAACCACAGGAAGCAGTAGCTCTCATTGAAAAGGCGAAACAGTTAGACCCTAAGAACCCGTTATATGATGATCTTTTGGCAAAGCAATACCTGAGCCTCAAGAACTATCCTAAAGCGATTGAAGCATATAAATCTAAATTTGCGACCACGCCTCCTAACAATACCGATCTATTCTACTATGGTTATGCACATGAGTTGAATGATGATTATAAAACGGCAGATAGCGTGTACGCAATCATCACTACAAAGAACCCTACCTACGCGTATGGTCACTTCTGGAGAGCCCGTGTAAATTATAGCTTAGACCCAGAGACGAAAGCTGGTTTGGCAAAACCCCACTATGAAGAATTCATTAAGTTGACATCTGGTGATAAAGAGAAGTATAAAAAAGATCTTATCACCGCAAACAACTATCTTGGCTATTACTATTATTTGAAAAAAGACAAAGCTAATGCCACCAAACATTGGCAGGAAGTAAAAGCACTGGATCCTACCAATGCTGATGCTGCTAATGGTTTGAATGGATTAAAAGCCATGAAATAA
- the glmM gene encoding phosphoglucosamine mutase, producing MALIKSISGIRGTIGGEVGEALTPVDVVKFAAAFGTWVLQTTNNNTIVIGRDARLSGEMVNRLVAATLQGLGINVIDLGLSTTPTVEMAVPAKKAGGGIILTASHNPKQWNALKLLNQHGEFINDAEGKLVLELAEQEAFKFAEVTKLGKYTQSDKFLKKHIKAVLDLPLVDVEAIKAKGFKVVVDAVNSSGGIAVPMLLEALGVEQIERLHCDPTGNFAHNPEPLPENLGEISRLMEKGKFDLGIVVDPDVDRLALINEDGSMFGEEYTLVAVADYVLQHQVGNTVSNLSSTRALRDVTEKAGGQYFASAVGEVNVVNMMKEQNAIIGGEGNGGIIYPELHYGRDALVGIALFLSHLAKSGLRMSRLRAKYPNYHISKNKIELTKEIDVDAVLSKVQKHYVKQPINTIDGVKIEFNKEWVHLRKSNTEPIIRIYAESDSLSTADHLANKIIGDIKEIISAKSE from the coding sequence GTGGCACTTATAAAATCAATATCAGGAATAAGAGGTACTATTGGGGGAGAAGTGGGAGAGGCCCTAACGCCGGTAGATGTAGTGAAATTTGCGGCAGCTTTCGGGACTTGGGTTCTGCAAACCACCAATAACAATACAATAGTTATTGGCCGTGACGCCCGCTTGTCTGGCGAGATGGTTAATAGATTAGTGGCCGCAACCCTTCAGGGTTTAGGGATCAATGTCATTGATTTAGGCCTGTCAACTACCCCAACGGTAGAGATGGCGGTTCCTGCTAAAAAAGCTGGCGGAGGTATCATTCTCACCGCCAGCCACAACCCTAAACAATGGAACGCTCTTAAGCTCCTGAACCAGCACGGCGAATTCATCAATGATGCTGAAGGAAAGTTGGTATTAGAGTTAGCTGAACAGGAGGCCTTTAAGTTTGCTGAAGTAACCAAACTAGGGAAATACACCCAAAGCGATAAGTTTCTAAAGAAACACATCAAAGCCGTGTTGGACCTGCCTCTTGTTGACGTAGAGGCCATCAAAGCCAAAGGCTTTAAAGTGGTGGTAGACGCCGTCAACTCAAGCGGAGGAATTGCCGTGCCCATGCTGCTGGAAGCTTTAGGGGTAGAGCAAATAGAGAGACTTCACTGTGACCCAACCGGAAACTTCGCACATAATCCAGAGCCATTGCCCGAGAACCTGGGTGAAATCTCCCGCCTTATGGAAAAAGGCAAATTTGATTTAGGCATAGTGGTAGACCCAGATGTAGACCGCTTGGCCTTGATCAACGAAGACGGCAGCATGTTTGGGGAAGAATACACCTTGGTGGCCGTAGCTGATTACGTGTTGCAGCACCAGGTAGGAAATACCGTTTCAAACCTTTCTTCTACCCGCGCCTTGCGTGACGTAACTGAGAAAGCGGGTGGGCAGTACTTTGCCTCTGCTGTTGGCGAGGTGAACGTAGTGAACATGATGAAGGAACAGAACGCCATCATAGGTGGCGAAGGCAACGGAGGTATCATCTATCCAGAACTGCATTACGGCCGTGATGCCTTAGTGGGAATTGCCCTGTTTTTGTCTCATTTAGCTAAATCAGGCTTGAGAATGTCTCGTTTGCGCGCTAAGTACCCTAATTACCACATCTCCAAAAATAAGATTGAGCTTACTAAAGAAATTGATGTTGATGCTGTGCTTTCTAAAGTGCAGAAGCACTATGTGAAGCAACCAATCAATACTATTGACGGAGTGAAGATCGAGTTTAATAAGGAGTGGGTACACTTACGTAAATCTAATACAGAGCCAATCATAAGAATCTATGCTGAGTCTGACAGCCTTTCAACGGCAGACCATTTAGCTAATAAGATCATTGGCGATATCAAAGAAATCATCTCAGCCAAATCTGAGTAA
- a CDS encoding ExbD/TolR family protein produces MAEIQQSGGDDGGKKRAKKGSTKVDMTPLVDLGFLLLTFFVMTTTLAKPQIMEINMPVKPKNQEEQSEIKASNAFTVLLGSDDRIFYYAGLHQPSQNIIPTLEETDWSAKGIRKVLLEKKSNPKLVVLIKADETSSYKNLVDILDEMSISGTQRYAIVELDNADATLLRNALKGGAQ; encoded by the coding sequence ATGGCAGAAATACAGCAGTCCGGTGGTGACGATGGCGGTAAGAAACGGGCCAAGAAAGGCTCTACAAAAGTGGACATGACTCCGTTGGTGGACCTTGGCTTCTTACTACTTACTTTCTTCGTTATGACCACAACGCTGGCAAAACCCCAGATCATGGAGATCAACATGCCAGTGAAGCCAAAGAACCAAGAAGAGCAATCTGAGATTAAAGCATCTAATGCTTTTACTGTCCTTTTGGGTTCTGATGATAGAATTTTCTATTATGCTGGCTTGCACCAACCTAGCCAGAACATTATACCAACCCTAGAGGAAACGGATTGGTCAGCGAAAGGAATCAGAAAAGTATTACTGGAGAAGAAATCAAATCCGAAACTGGTAGTATTGATTAAAGCTGATGAAACTTCTTCTTACAAGAACCTGGTAGACATTCTGGATGAAATGAGTATTTCGGGCACACAAAGATATGCCATTGTCGAGCTAGATAATGCAGATGCCACTTTACTTAGAAACGCACTGAAAGGAGGAGCGCAATAA
- the mazG gene encoding nucleoside triphosphate pyrophosphohydrolase: MENPVVPAYSRQAQLDAFNRLLDVLDDLREKCPWDRKQTMETLRHLTIEETYELSEAILTQDMPEIKKELGDVLLHLVFYAKIASEKGEFDIAEVLNAQCDKLIFRHPHIYGDTKAETEEEVKQNWESLKLKEGNKSVLEGVPSSLPSMVKAMRIQEKARGVGFDWDEPSKVWEKVEEELAEFKAEFDKPTLSNEDKAKATDELGDVFFSLINFARFLDLNPEEALARTNQKFIKRFQYLEKAASAQGKRLSEMTLAEMDVYWNEAKT; encoded by the coding sequence ATGGAAAACCCTGTAGTACCCGCTTACTCGCGCCAGGCCCAGTTAGATGCTTTTAACCGTTTACTGGATGTTTTAGATGATTTGCGGGAGAAATGCCCTTGGGACAGGAAACAAACCATGGAAACTTTGCGGCACCTCACCATTGAGGAAACCTACGAGCTTTCAGAGGCCATTCTAACCCAGGACATGCCTGAAATCAAAAAAGAGTTAGGTGATGTATTACTGCATTTGGTTTTCTACGCAAAGATTGCTTCAGAGAAAGGTGAATTTGACATTGCTGAGGTCCTGAATGCCCAGTGCGATAAACTGATCTTCAGACATCCGCATATTTACGGAGACACCAAGGCCGAAACAGAAGAAGAGGTAAAACAGAACTGGGAAAGCTTAAAGCTGAAAGAAGGCAATAAGTCAGTGCTGGAAGGCGTTCCTTCGTCGCTCCCTTCCATGGTGAAAGCTATGCGGATTCAAGAGAAGGCCCGCGGTGTTGGTTTTGACTGGGATGAACCATCAAAGGTCTGGGAGAAAGTAGAAGAAGAACTGGCCGAATTCAAAGCTGAATTTGACAAGCCTACTCTAAGCAATGAAGACAAAGCCAAAGCCACTGATGAGTTGGGCGATGTTTTCTTTTCCCTGATCAACTTTGCCCGCTTCCTGGACCTTAACCCTGAAGAAGCATTAGCAAGAACGAACCAGAAGTTCATCAAGCGGTTCCAGTACCTTGAAAAGGCAGCTTCTGCCCAGGGAAAAAGACTTAGCGAAATGACTTTAGCAGAAATGGACGTCTATTGGAATGAAGCCAAGACCTAA
- a CDS encoding cysteine desulfurase family protein — MRVYLDNAATTPLDKEVFEVMAPFMLEHYGNPSSIHAHGRQVRAAIEGARKTVAGLINASPSEVFFTSGGTEADNLAIICSVRSLGIKHAVSSPLEHHAVLHSLEVLEKNGEVELTMLRVDANGVLDLEHLEITLASQPRTFVSIMHANNELGNLNNIQAIADICKKYDAVFHSDTVQTIGHYRHDVQALGLNFLVGSAHKFHGPKGVGFIYVDSSIKIHPLIQGGSQERNMRGGTENVYGIIGLAKAMEIAFRDMDEHRQHIQSLKDRMIAQLREQIEDVQFNGLSAEADKSLYTVLNVSLPVSEMNEMLLFNLDINKISASGGSACTSGVDLGSHVLRAIGSDMERGNVRFSFSKYNTIEEIDYAVATLAKLYQKETV; from the coding sequence ATGCGTGTATATTTAGATAATGCGGCGACTACGCCCCTAGATAAAGAAGTTTTTGAAGTAATGGCTCCCTTCATGTTGGAGCACTACGGAAATCCATCATCTATACACGCCCACGGCAGGCAGGTACGGGCTGCCATTGAAGGCGCCCGTAAAACAGTGGCAGGTTTAATCAACGCGTCTCCTTCTGAGGTTTTTTTTACTTCTGGCGGTACTGAAGCGGATAATCTAGCCATAATATGTTCGGTACGTAGTCTGGGCATCAAGCACGCGGTCTCCTCTCCGCTGGAGCACCATGCAGTGTTGCACTCGCTGGAAGTACTGGAGAAAAACGGAGAGGTGGAGTTGACCATGTTACGGGTGGATGCCAATGGTGTACTTGACCTGGAACACCTGGAAATCACACTGGCGTCACAGCCTCGCACCTTTGTGTCAATCATGCATGCCAACAATGAGTTGGGCAACCTGAATAACATCCAGGCGATTGCAGACATTTGCAAGAAGTATGATGCGGTTTTCCACTCAGACACAGTGCAGACCATAGGGCATTACCGCCATGATGTGCAAGCTTTAGGTCTGAATTTTCTGGTGGGCTCGGCACATAAATTTCACGGACCTAAAGGCGTGGGTTTTATCTATGTAGATTCATCCATCAAGATACATCCGTTAATCCAAGGTGGGTCTCAGGAGCGGAACATGCGAGGTGGAACAGAAAACGTGTACGGCATCATTGGCTTGGCAAAGGCCATGGAGATTGCGTTCCGCGACATGGATGAGCATCGCCAGCATATCCAAAGCCTGAAAGATAGAATGATTGCTCAACTGCGCGAGCAGATAGAAGACGTGCAGTTCAATGGCCTTTCAGCAGAAGCAGATAAAAGCCTTTACACGGTTTTGAACGTGAGCTTGCCTGTGTCTGAGATGAACGAGATGTTGCTTTTTAACCTGGACATCAACAAGATATCAGCCTCTGGCGGGAGTGCCTGTACCAGTGGGGTAGACTTGGGTTCTCATGTCCTGCGCGCCATTGGTTCAGATATGGAGCGTGGAAATGTGCGTTTCTCTTTTAGTAAGTACAATACCATTGAAGAGATTGACTATGCGGTGGCTACCTTAGCTAAGCTTTACCAGAAAGAGACAGTTTAA
- a CDS encoding ExbD/TolR family protein, with translation MPKVKIHRTSPSLDMTPMVDLAFLLVTFFMLISKFAPEEVLVVDTPSATSEIKAPDANIITISIGNDERVFFGVDDKNTKLRLIDKISEKYGVAFTDTEKQTFSTLASFGVPINQLKSYLSMNPEAMKKVNQPGIPIDSTRNELGDWVQLARYSNPQSIVAIKGDGKAGYPIAGRVIEILQEKNVNRFNLVTDMEVKPRNL, from the coding sequence ATGCCTAAAGTTAAAATACACAGAACTTCCCCCTCCCTGGACATGACGCCCATGGTGGACCTGGCATTCCTTCTGGTAACGTTCTTCATGCTTATCTCGAAGTTCGCGCCAGAGGAAGTGCTGGTAGTGGATACGCCTTCTGCCACCTCAGAAATCAAAGCTCCTGACGCCAATATTATCACCATTAGTATTGGTAATGACGAACGGGTTTTCTTTGGGGTAGACGACAAAAACACTAAATTAAGACTGATAGACAAAATCAGCGAGAAATACGGAGTTGCCTTCACAGACACAGAAAAGCAGACATTTTCTACTTTAGCGTCTTTCGGAGTTCCTATCAATCAGCTTAAGTCTTATCTGTCTATGAACCCCGAGGCTATGAAAAAGGTGAATCAGCCAGGTATTCCAATTGATTCTACAAGAAATGAGTTAGGAGACTGGGTACAATTGGCCCGTTACTCCAACCCTCAGTCTATTGTAGCTATCAAAGGAGACGGCAAGGCAGGTTACCCAATAGCTGGTCGTGTGATTGAGATCTTGCAAGAAAAGAACGTGAACCGTTTCAATCTTGTAACAGATATGGAAGTTAAACCTCGTAACCTATAA
- a CDS encoding energy transducer TonB has product MDNQRLATASLDDMVFEGRNKEYGAYMLRKLYTKHVNRAIVIAIILFVLFLSIPLIQSMFKDEEEVVKAPVVKVVDLAAPPSVEKVVPPPPPPPDAPPPPPPVRSTVKFTPPVVKKDEEVRKEEIPDVKELQKTDAGTETVKGDPTAPPTLEGIENGTGPAGPAQEVFEEKVYIAVEKMPEFPGGQAAMFKYLGEKFRIPSAAQRAGAEGTVVLSFVVGPTGEITNIEVMKGLGYGLDEEAVRVIKGMPKWSPGEQNGRKVSVKYTVPYRIVIK; this is encoded by the coding sequence ATGGACAACCAACGTTTAGCAACCGCCAGCCTTGATGATATGGTCTTTGAAGGCCGTAATAAAGAGTATGGCGCGTACATGCTTCGTAAGCTTTACACGAAGCATGTTAACCGGGCGATTGTTATTGCAATCATTCTTTTCGTTCTCTTCTTAAGTATTCCTTTGATTCAGTCAATGTTCAAGGATGAAGAAGAGGTCGTGAAGGCTCCGGTAGTAAAAGTAGTGGACTTGGCAGCCCCACCTTCCGTTGAGAAGGTAGTGCCACCGCCGCCCCCACCACCAGATGCACCACCACCCCCACCACCTGTACGTTCAACCGTTAAGTTTACTCCTCCGGTAGTAAAGAAAGACGAAGAAGTACGGAAGGAAGAGATTCCGGACGTGAAGGAACTTCAGAAAACAGATGCTGGTACAGAAACGGTAAAAGGTGACCCAACAGCACCACCAACCCTGGAAGGCATTGAAAACGGAACTGGTCCTGCTGGTCCGGCTCAGGAAGTTTTTGAAGAGAAGGTTTACATTGCTGTAGAGAAAATGCCTGAGTTCCCTGGAGGACAAGCAGCCATGTTCAAATACCTTGGTGAGAAATTCAGAATTCCGTCTGCCGCTCAACGCGCTGGCGCTGAAGGAACAGTAGTACTTAGCTTCGTGGTAGGCCCTACTGGTGAAATCACTAACATTGAAGTAATGAAAGGCCTTGGTTATGGTCTTGATGAGGAAGCCGTAAGAGTGATCAAGGGTATGCCTAAATGGAGCCCAGGAGAGCAGAACGGCCGTAAAGTGTCTGTAAAATATACAGTACCTTACCGTATCGTGATCAAGTAA
- a CDS encoding RluA family pseudouridine synthase codes for MELPEGREDDLEDLAGADSDELFEHHRIQVDKGQALLRLDKFLMDRLPNVTRNKLQDAIKAESVRINGKATKASYKVKPLDVITVTLATPPRDTDVVPEDIPLNIMYEDEELMMINKPAGMVVHPAYNNWSGTLVNGLVYYLQNLPTSRNGEIRPGLVHRIDKDTSGLLVIAKTELAMAVLARQFFDHSIERTYYAIVWGVPDLQKGTIIGHIGRSLKDRKVMAVYPDGEFGKPAVTHYEVLESFTYCSLVKCNLETGRTHQIRAHMKYLGHPLFNDSTYGGDKIVKGQQTGSYKAFVQNTFDALPRQALHAKSLGFTHPTTGEFIFFESDLPDDFKAGLERWRQYGQVLQDRIHV; via the coding sequence ATGGAATTACCTGAAGGCAGAGAAGATGATTTAGAGGACTTGGCAGGTGCTGATTCAGATGAATTATTTGAACACCACCGTATCCAGGTTGATAAAGGCCAGGCGCTGTTACGTCTTGATAAGTTCCTGATGGATCGTTTGCCCAACGTAACGCGGAACAAGCTGCAAGATGCTATCAAGGCAGAATCTGTAAGGATAAATGGTAAGGCCACTAAGGCAAGTTATAAAGTCAAGCCTTTAGACGTTATTACCGTAACCTTGGCTACTCCGCCCAGAGACACGGATGTAGTGCCGGAGGATATTCCTTTGAACATCATGTATGAAGATGAGGAGTTGATGATGATCAATAAACCAGCTGGCATGGTGGTGCACCCAGCGTATAACAATTGGTCAGGCACGTTAGTGAATGGATTGGTTTATTACCTCCAAAATCTTCCCACTTCCAGAAATGGAGAAATAAGGCCTGGATTAGTACATAGGATTGATAAAGACACCTCGGGCTTGTTGGTGATTGCCAAGACCGAATTAGCTATGGCAGTCTTAGCTCGCCAGTTTTTTGATCATTCTATTGAGCGAACTTATTATGCCATTGTATGGGGAGTTCCAGATTTACAGAAAGGAACCATTATTGGCCATATAGGACGTAGCTTGAAGGATAGAAAAGTAATGGCAGTGTACCCCGACGGGGAGTTTGGTAAACCTGCTGTTACCCATTATGAAGTCCTTGAAAGCTTCACTTACTGCAGCTTGGTTAAATGTAACCTTGAGACAGGACGGACCCACCAGATACGGGCTCATATGAAGTACTTAGGTCACCCTCTATTCAATGACAGTACTTACGGAGGAGATAAAATAGTGAAAGGGCAGCAAACAGGCTCTTACAAAGCCTTTGTTCAAAACACTTTTGATGCATTACCCAGACAAGCCCTTCATGCTAAGTCTCTAGGGTTTACTCATCCTACTACTGGTGAATTTATCTTCTTTGAATCCGATCTTCCAGATGACTTTAAGGCTGGTTTAGAAAGATGGCGACAGTACGGCCAAGTTCTTCAAGATAGAATACATGTTTAA
- a CDS encoding PstS family phosphate ABC transporter substrate-binding protein, with product MMKINLLTFLASVGVALATFSCGQSGSGPADSPTTGSIKISVDESFAPIIDAQIQTFQSIYKYAKVQAVYKPEVQVVQDLLTDTVRFAIMARQLNAEEKAEFAKLKITPRVNKIAVDGIALILNKENTDTTLTMQQIRSIFTGKTTSWKQLDPTAADGKITIVFDNSNSSTARFILDSINQKQPLPPNTYASTSNSNLVDYVAQNRNAIGVIGVNWISDRHDSTAISFLNRVNVVGISVKENPTSEDDFVQPYQGYLAQGTYPLRREVFIISKEARAGLGTGFASFITGDKGQRIILKSGLVPASMPVRIVGFRE from the coding sequence ATGATGAAGATTAATCTTTTAACATTCTTGGCATCTGTAGGTGTAGCTCTAGCTACTTTTTCCTGCGGCCAGTCTGGAAGTGGCCCAGCAGACTCCCCTACTACTGGTTCTATCAAGATCAGTGTAGATGAGTCATTTGCCCCTATTATAGATGCACAAATACAGACCTTTCAAAGCATATACAAATATGCTAAGGTGCAGGCTGTGTATAAACCAGAGGTGCAGGTAGTGCAGGACTTGCTTACCGATACCGTTCGCTTTGCTATCATGGCCCGCCAATTAAATGCAGAGGAAAAAGCTGAATTTGCTAAACTGAAAATTACTCCCAGAGTTAATAAGATTGCTGTAGACGGTATTGCTCTTATCCTGAACAAGGAAAACACTGATACAACGCTTACCATGCAGCAGATACGCAGCATTTTTACGGGGAAAACAACCTCATGGAAGCAATTAGATCCTACTGCGGCAGACGGAAAGATTACCATTGTCTTTGATAACAGTAACTCTAGTACAGCACGATTTATTCTGGATTCAATCAATCAGAAACAACCTCTTCCTCCTAATACCTATGCTTCTACCTCCAACTCGAACTTGGTAGATTACGTAGCACAAAACAGGAATGCCATTGGTGTTATTGGCGTAAACTGGATTAGTGATCGCCATGATAGTACAGCTATAAGTTTCCTGAACAGGGTGAATGTAGTGGGAATCAGCGTGAAAGAGAACCCAACGTCTGAAGATGATTTCGTACAACCTTATCAAGGATACTTAGCACAAGGAACTTATCCGTTACGCAGAGAGGTTTTTATAATAAGTAAGGAGGCCCGTGCCGGACTTGGCACAGGTTTTGCATCCTTCATTACCGGTGACAAAGGGCAGAGAATTATTTTAAAATCTGGCTTAGTTCCTGCATCAATGCCTGTACGCATTGTAGGCTTTAGAGAATAA
- a CDS encoding MotA/TolQ/ExbB proton channel family protein, with product MEKKSAPASATTKPAQKNEGKAGSMFASIVIPVAIIAAVLIYLFILGNPANFEGGDNANHPLPGNYLGQVYKGGFIVPILISINILVVAFSIERFLTISKAKGGKGLESFVRSVRQKMNANDINGAIAVCDQQKGSVGNVVKAGLLKYQEMHNEHGMTKDQRILAIQKEIEEATALELPILEKNLVIISTIASISTLVGLIGTVLGMIKAFAALATASGAPDATQLANGISEALINTALGITGSAIAIVAYNYFTSKIDELTYSIDEASYSIIQTYAAQHTENNRTI from the coding sequence ATGGAAAAAAAGAGTGCACCTGCATCTGCAACTACAAAACCAGCACAAAAAAATGAAGGCAAAGCAGGCTCAATGTTTGCAAGCATCGTAATTCCGGTGGCCATTATTGCTGCTGTTCTTATTTATCTGTTTATCCTTGGTAATCCAGCCAACTTTGAGGGCGGAGACAATGCTAATCACCCCCTACCAGGTAACTATCTTGGCCAGGTATACAAAGGAGGTTTCATTGTGCCTATCTTAATTTCCATCAACATTCTGGTAGTCGCTTTCTCAATTGAGCGTTTCTTGACCATCAGCAAAGCGAAAGGTGGTAAAGGCCTTGAGTCTTTCGTGAGAAGCGTACGTCAGAAAATGAATGCCAACGATATTAATGGCGCTATTGCTGTTTGCGACCAACAAAAAGGTTCTGTAGGTAACGTAGTAAAAGCTGGCTTACTGAAATATCAAGAAATGCACAATGAGCATGGTATGACGAAAGATCAGCGTATCCTGGCTATCCAGAAGGAAATTGAAGAAGCAACTGCTCTTGAATTGCCAATCCTAGAGAAAAACTTGGTAATCATCTCAACTATCGCCTCTATCTCTACTCTGGTAGGTCTGATTGGAACGGTACTAGGTATGATTAAAGCGTTCGCGGCTCTTGCAACTGCAAGTGGTGCTCCTGACGCTACCCAGCTGGCAAACGGTATCTCTGAGGCTTTGATTAACACGGCTCTTGGTATTACAGGTTCTGCAATCGCCATTGTTGCTTACAACTACTTCACAAGCAAAATTGATGAGTTGACTTACAGCATTGATGAGGCTTCTTACAGCATCATTCAAACGTATGCTGCTCAGCACACTGAAAACAACAGAACTATCTAA